In a genomic window of Streptomyces noursei ATCC 11455:
- a CDS encoding Rne/Rng family ribonuclease, producing the protein MLESIEPTESTRSADREGDNNNSPSDTLPPRRRRRAASRPAGPPAAAAAEKAAVVTDAPPASSGTSAGATDTAPAAAQPAADEERPARPRRRATRKATSPAGPAPESAEAPAAAVEEAPAAAVEEEARPARARRRATRKATAPAATSESVVEESPAAEAPAAAVEETPAAAVEEEARPARARRRATRKATAPAATPEPVVEAPAAEEAAEEEEAEEAPAAAVEEEARPARARRRATRKATAPAATSEPVVEAPAAEEAAEAPRRRSRRRAERPTEAAAPSAASTGSTGAADAARAAAPAARTEEEPSTEAPARGRRRAQRPPTAVFQAPVFAEPMFQTPESAAAEHAAARQEAESPVEAPEEAPAGASRRRRRRRGEPAEAEPMAAAPAEEPSAGASTGPAAAPAAEEVAEVAEVEEVEEAEEEHAEAEEGERPSRRRRRGGRRRRRGDLAEGAEEQPAEGGAAEEPGAEEDEEVAEGEELTAEEQAEGTASTSSSRRRRRRRRRSGEPAEGESTHADDPERTVVKVREPRKKDEGTGADEVQSIKGSTRLEAKKQRRREGREQGRRRVPIITEAEFLARREAVERVMVVRQSGERTQIGVLEDNVLVEHFVNKEQATSYVGNVYLGKVQNVLPSMEAAFVDIGKGRNAVLYAGEVNFEALGMANGPRRIEAALKSGQSVLVQVTKDPIGHKGARLTSQVSLPGRYLVYVPEGSMTGISRKLPDTERARLKQILKKIVPEDAGVIVRTAAEGASEDELRRDVERLQAQWEEIQKKAKAASTGSPSLLYGEPDMTVRVVRDIFNEDFSKVIVSGDDAWQTIQGYVSHVAPDLVDRLQRWTSEVDVFATYRIDEQLMKALDRKVWLPSGGSLVIDKTEAMVVIDVNTGKFTGQGGNLEETVTRNNLEAAEEIVRQLRLRDLGGIVVIDFIDMVLESNRDLVLRRLLECLGRDRTKHQVAEVTSLGLVQMTRKRVGQGLLESFSEQCVHCNGRGVIVHVDQPSVGGKRKKKGKAGANGAQPEQPVEVVAEAAPAEEALPELEPVAVTEAQLQPTVDGTDEWFGSAAEAEAAATGRGRGRRRVSRKVSAPAGAPKAAEEAAAIVLPAAEPEPAPEPVAEVPAAEPAAAAEPAPSRPRRRATRRASAPAGSPEAVVGEAAGTIVISAPVAEPTPEVVAETPEQPVEAAEVAEAAEPAPAAKKTVKKAAAKKTTAKKAAAKKTTAKKTAAKKTTAKKAAAKKTTTKKTTTKKAAAKKTASAEGAA; encoded by the coding sequence ATGCTCGAATCTATTGAGCCCACTGAATCCACGCGGTCCGCGGACCGTGAGGGTGACAACAACAATTCGCCCAGCGACACGCTGCCGCCGCGCCGCCGGCGCCGCGCGGCCTCCCGGCCGGCCGGCCCTCCGGCCGCTGCCGCCGCCGAGAAGGCCGCGGTCGTGACCGACGCCCCGCCGGCGTCGAGCGGGACCTCCGCCGGAGCGACCGACACCGCACCCGCCGCCGCGCAGCCCGCCGCCGACGAGGAGCGGCCGGCCCGCCCGCGCCGCCGGGCGACCCGCAAGGCGACCTCGCCCGCCGGGCCCGCGCCCGAATCCGCCGAGGCGCCCGCCGCTGCCGTCGAGGAGGCTCCGGCCGCCGCTGTCGAGGAGGAAGCGCGTCCGGCGCGTGCGCGTCGCCGCGCCACCCGTAAGGCGACGGCTCCGGCCGCCACCTCGGAGTCGGTCGTCGAGGAGAGCCCCGCCGCCGAGGCGCCCGCCGCTGCCGTCGAGGAGACTCCGGCCGCCGCTGTCGAGGAGGAAGCGCGTCCGGCGCGTGCGCGTCGCCGCGCCACCCGTAAGGCGACCGCTCCGGCCGCCACCCCGGAGCCGGTCGTCGAGGCGCCCGCTGCCGAGGAGGCCGCCGAGGAGGAGGAAGCGGAAGAGGCTCCGGCCGCCGCTGTCGAGGAGGAGGCGCGTCCGGCGCGTGCGCGTCGTCGTGCCACCCGTAAGGCGACGGCTCCGGCCGCCACCTCGGAGCCGGTCGTCGAGGCGCCCGCCGCCGAGGAGGCCGCCGAGGCCCCGCGTCGCCGGTCGCGTCGCCGTGCCGAGCGGCCCACGGAGGCCGCCGCGCCCTCCGCTGCAAGCACCGGCTCCACCGGAGCGGCTGACGCCGCGCGCGCTGCCGCGCCCGCGGCCCGCACCGAGGAGGAGCCTTCGACCGAGGCGCCGGCGCGCGGTCGCCGCCGGGCGCAGCGGCCGCCGACGGCCGTCTTCCAGGCCCCGGTCTTCGCCGAGCCGATGTTCCAGACGCCCGAGAGCGCCGCCGCCGAGCACGCCGCCGCCCGCCAGGAGGCGGAGTCGCCCGTGGAGGCGCCCGAGGAGGCGCCGGCGGGTGCCTCGCGTCGCCGTCGCCGTCGTCGCGGCGAGCCCGCCGAGGCCGAGCCGATGGCCGCCGCGCCGGCCGAGGAGCCGTCCGCCGGTGCGAGCACCGGCCCCGCCGCGGCGCCCGCTGCCGAGGAGGTCGCCGAGGTCGCCGAGGTCGAGGAGGTCGAGGAGGCCGAGGAGGAGCACGCCGAGGCCGAGGAGGGCGAGCGTCCCTCGCGCCGTCGCCGTCGTGGCGGCCGTCGTCGTCGCCGCGGTGACCTGGCCGAGGGCGCGGAGGAGCAGCCCGCCGAGGGCGGCGCGGCCGAGGAGCCGGGCGCCGAGGAGGACGAGGAGGTCGCCGAGGGCGAGGAGCTGACTGCCGAGGAGCAGGCGGAGGGCACTGCCAGCACCAGCAGCAGCCGTCGTCGTCGGCGTCGCCGCCGGCGCAGCGGTGAGCCCGCCGAGGGCGAGAGCACGCACGCCGACGACCCGGAGCGCACCGTCGTCAAGGTCCGTGAGCCCCGCAAGAAGGACGAGGGCACCGGCGCCGACGAGGTCCAGTCCATCAAGGGCTCGACGCGCCTGGAAGCCAAGAAGCAGCGCCGCCGCGAGGGGCGCGAGCAGGGCCGCCGCCGGGTGCCGATCATCACCGAGGCGGAGTTCCTGGCGCGCCGGGAGGCCGTCGAGCGGGTGATGGTGGTCCGCCAGAGCGGCGAGCGCACCCAGATCGGCGTCCTTGAGGACAACGTGCTCGTGGAGCACTTCGTCAACAAGGAGCAGGCCACCTCGTACGTCGGCAACGTCTACCTGGGCAAGGTCCAGAACGTTCTGCCGTCGATGGAGGCCGCCTTCGTCGACATCGGCAAGGGCCGCAACGCCGTGCTGTACGCCGGCGAGGTCAACTTCGAGGCGCTGGGCATGGCCAACGGGCCGCGCCGCATCGAGGCCGCGCTGAAGTCCGGCCAGTCCGTCCTGGTGCAGGTCACCAAGGACCCGATCGGTCACAAGGGCGCCCGGCTGACCAGCCAGGTCTCGCTGCCCGGCCGCTACCTGGTCTACGTGCCCGAGGGCTCGATGACCGGTATCAGCCGCAAGCTCCCGGACACCGAGCGGGCCCGGCTGAAGCAGATCCTCAAGAAGATCGTCCCCGAGGACGCGGGCGTCATCGTGCGCACCGCCGCGGAGGGTGCGAGCGAGGACGAGCTGCGCCGGGACGTCGAGCGGCTGCAGGCCCAGTGGGAAGAGATCCAGAAGAAGGCGAAGGCGGCCTCCACCGGCTCGCCGAGCCTGCTCTACGGCGAGCCGGACATGACCGTCCGGGTCGTCCGCGACATCTTCAACGAGGACTTCTCCAAGGTCATCGTCAGCGGTGACGACGCCTGGCAGACCATCCAGGGCTATGTGTCGCACGTGGCGCCGGACCTCGTGGACCGGCTCCAGCGGTGGACCTCCGAGGTCGACGTCTTCGCGACGTACCGGATCGACGAGCAGCTGATGAAGGCGCTGGACCGCAAGGTCTGGCTGCCCAGCGGCGGTTCGCTGGTGATCGACAAGACCGAAGCCATGGTCGTGATCGACGTCAACACCGGGAAGTTCACGGGTCAGGGCGGCAACCTCGAGGAGACCGTCACCCGGAACAACCTGGAGGCGGCCGAGGAGATCGTGCGCCAGCTGCGGCTGCGCGACCTGGGCGGCATCGTCGTCATCGACTTCATCGACATGGTCCTGGAGTCCAACCGGGACCTGGTGCTGCGGCGCCTGCTGGAGTGCCTGGGCCGGGACCGCACCAAGCACCAGGTGGCCGAGGTCACCTCGCTCGGCCTGGTCCAGATGACCCGCAAGCGGGTCGGCCAGGGCCTGCTGGAGTCCTTCTCCGAGCAGTGCGTGCACTGCAACGGCCGCGGCGTGATCGTCCACGTCGACCAGCCGTCGGTCGGTGGCAAGCGCAAGAAGAAGGGCAAGGCCGGGGCGAACGGCGCCCAGCCGGAGCAGCCCGTCGAGGTCGTCGCGGAGGCCGCCCCGGCGGAGGAGGCGCTGCCGGAGCTGGAGCCGGTCGCGGTGACCGAGGCGCAGCTGCAGCCGACGGTGGACGGCACCGACGAGTGGTTCGGCAGCGCCGCGGAGGCCGAGGCCGCCGCCACCGGGCGAGGCCGTGGCCGTCGCCGGGTGAGCCGGAAGGTGTCGGCGCCGGCGGGTGCGCCCAAGGCCGCCGAGGAGGCCGCCGCGATCGTGCTGCCGGCCGCCGAGCCGGAGCCCGCTCCGGAGCCGGTCGCCGAGGTGCCGGCGGCGGAGCCCGCTGCCGCCGCGGAGCCCGCGCCGTCCCGTCCGCGTCGTCGGGCCACCCGTCGGGCGTCCGCTCCGGCCGGTTCGCCGGAGGCCGTGGTGGGTGAGGCCGCGGGGACGATCGTGATCAGCGCCCCGGTCGCCGAGCCGACGCCCGAGGTGGTCGCCGAGACCCCCGAGCAGCCCGTCGAGGCGGCGGAGGTCGCCGAGGCCGCCGAGCCGGCGCCCGCGGCGAAGAAGACCGTGAAGAAGGCGGCGGCGAAGAAGACCACGGCCAAGAAGGCGGCGGCGAAGAAGACCACCGCCAAGAAGACGGCGGCGAAGAAGACCACCGCCAAGAAGGCCGCGGCCAAGAAGACCACCACGAAGAAGACGACGACGAAGAAGGCGGCGGCCAAGAAGACCGCGTCGGCGGAGGGCGCGGCGTAA
- the rplU gene encoding 50S ribosomal protein L21, with the protein MYAIVRTGGRQQKVAVGDVIEVDRISTSNVGDTVELSTLLVVDGDAVTSDPWVLAGVKVQAEVVDHHKGDKIRIQKYKNKTGYKKRIGHRQLHTALKITGIDAPAK; encoded by the coding sequence GTGTACGCGATCGTGCGCACCGGCGGACGCCAGCAGAAGGTTGCTGTTGGCGACGTCATCGAAGTTGACCGCATTTCCACCAGCAACGTCGGGGACACCGTCGAGCTCTCCACGCTGCTGGTCGTCGATGGTGACGCGGTCACCAGCGACCCGTGGGTCCTGGCCGGCGTGAAGGTCCAGGCCGAGGTCGTCGACCACCACAAGGGCGACAAGATCCGGATCCAGAAGTACAAGAACAAGACCGGTTACAAGAAGCGGATCGGCCACCGCCAGCTCCACACGGCGCTGAAGATCACCGGCATCGACGCTCCGGCGAAGTAA